The uncultured Cohaesibacter sp. genomic sequence GCGTCCAACGACGTGAGCGCCCTTGGGGCCATGTCGGCCATTCGCGAAGCCGGCCTGACGGTGCCGGACGACATTTCCCTTGTCGGCTTTGACGATATTACCCTTTCCGAGCAAATGCATCCTGCGCTCACAACCGTCCACCAGCCGCTTCAACAGATGGGGCGCTCTGCGGTCAATATGCTGATGGCCATGATTGCCGGTCTGGATGTACCGTTCAATCAGATCACGCTGCCGACGGAATTGGTGGTGCGGCAATCAACCAGCAGCCCGAAACGATAAAAGCTCCAGCACGCCAGCATAAGCGATCACCCCTCTCTGTCTGACAGGTCATCCTGCCTCAAGCCCCCCTGTTGTCCTGCCGCTGGATTACTCGGCGTAGTGCCCCTGATCACCCCCATTTGAGTATTCCTTCAAATGCTATTGTATTGCCGAACTTTGTTCAATCTCAGTGATGGTTTCGGACGCTGGAGGGCAATAGCCCAATGCCTATGGGATCGTTTAATTTTGTAATGTTGCCTACAGTTTTCAATCAGGATTCAATCTTGCTTCAAACTACAGAAGATCTCTCCATTCAAGAACTCGTCCTTAAAACGTGCGTTTAAGCTCTCGCAGTAGCAGTTATCCCATGGTGATCCAGGTTTGATGTATACAGTCTGCGCACTGACAGCCTTGGTCCAATCTCGCACATTCTGAGCAATAAACTCTGGTCTATTATCCATTGTCCGGCATGCAAGCGCAGCGCCGCCGAAGGCGGGCTTGTCATTGGCTTCCCATTGAGGGCAGGTGATTGCAACAATCGCTGAGAGGGCTCGGTAGTAGGTTGGTTCTATCACACCGAATTGCCGGATCGCATCGAGAAGAAGCAATTCTTGCCCTCAATGACTTGAAGGCCGCAGTGCTTTTGCTTTCGTGCCTTAGAGCACCGGTTGTCACTGTCTGCGTGATGAAAGAGCAACCACTCCGGCTGCCACCAGCCCCAAAATTCCTGCACACACAACTGCAAGGGAGAAGCCGTGCGTGAAGGCGGCTGCCAGCATCGCATTGAACGCCTCAGAAGGGACAGGGAGCATTGATGGCACCTCATGCCGTTGAACGGCGGCGGCTGCAATAGCGGTAACATCGTCAAGGCCAGATTGTGCGAGCACATTCTTCAGTGAAGAGACGGCCCGTGCGCTCATGATGGTTCCAAGAAGCGCGATACCGATGGTCATTCCGCCTTGTCGCAACGCGTTCATCGTTGCGGACGCAGCGCCCGTCCGCTCACGAGGAGCGCTTGCCATCGCGGCCGCTCCGGTTGAGGGCACCGCTAGTCCCAGACCGACCCCGAGCAACGCAAAGACTGGGGCCACAATGGGATAAGGGGTCAGTGACGTGAAAGAGATCATAGCCAGCATTGATCCGCCGATCAGAGCGTAGCCTGCGACCATCAACCGGTTCATGCCAAAGCGCCGCGTGAGTTGGCCGAAAATAGATGAGGCCGCGAGCATTGCAGCAAAGACAGGGGCCATACGCCAGCCAGCTTCCGTGGCCGTCCAGCCCTGTCCACGCTGCAAGAAGAGAGAGAACAGGAACAGGCTCGTATAGCCTGAGAAACCCAGCACGAATGATGCAAAGTTGGCCGATGCGAAAGCTCTCTGGCGCAGAAGATCAACGGGCAAGACGGGCCGGGAGGTCCGTTTCTCAACGGCGATGAATGCCAGTAAGGCCAGCGCGGAAATGACCATCGGCACAGTGGTTTCTGGAGCGCTCCAACCCGAATGTCCTGCGTTGATCAAGGACAGCGTCAAGGCTCCAAGAAAGGCGATACTCAGAATTTGCCCGGCAGGATCAAGAGCGGCGTGGTCCGGATGTGAGCTTTCTTCGATGCCCACAAGCCCAAACACGAGCGCGACGATGCCCAGAGGCAAGTTGAGCAGAAAGATACTTGGCCAGCCAGCGTAATCAACCAGAAGACCACCCAGCATCGGCCCAAGAATGAGCGAGATCGCGTTAAAGGAGGACCAGCCGCCGATGACATGGGCACGTTCCACCGGGTCAGGAAACGCCTGGGTCAAGATGGACAGCGCACCGGGAATTACGAGTGCGCCTGCAAGGCCCTGAAGCGCGCATCCGGCGATCAGCGTGGCAAGTGTACCTGCGGCCGCGCAGATGGCCGATCCAAGCGTGAAGAGAGCCACACCAATAAGCCATGTGCGCTTGCGCCCATAGCGATCTGCAAGTGGTCCGGCAGACAACATGAACGCCGAAAGACAAAGGGTATATGTTCCCACTTGATCCTCCCCCACTGAATTGGTCCACCGTTATAGTTAGGAAAACGGAGGATTCGATATGGCGAACAACCGACCAAAGCCAGAGGAAATTGTTACGAAGTTGCGGCAAGTTGAGATCTTGACGGGGCAAGGGATGTCTCGTCTTAATGCAATCCGGCAAATTGGCGTGACGGAGCAAACCTATTACCGGTGAAAGAAGTATGGTGGAATGGGCACAGATCAACTCAAGGAACTCAAACGGCTCCAGAAGGAGAATGAGCGCTTGAGAAAGGCGGTTTCTGACCTGACGCTGGACAAGCTGATCATGTCTGAAGCTGCAAAGGGAAACTTCTAAGCCCTTCTCGCCGTCGTGCCTTCATCAATCTGTCCGCAGCAAAGTAAACGTTTCTGAGCGTCGCCTCTGTCGTGTTTTGGGGCAACATCGTTCAACGCAAAGGCGGTTGCCACAGGGACAATCAGATGAAGAGCGATTGGTGGCGGACCTGGTTAACCTGGCGCGGCAGTATGGACGGTACGGCTACCGGCTGATTGCGGCGTTGTTGCGAGATGCCGACCTCCTCTCAGCGATGCAAGCATCGCCTGCCGGGCAAATGGTCCAGCAGTTATGGCGACGAGAAGGGCTAAAAGTGCCAATGAAACAATCCAAGCGAGGTCGGCTTTGGCTCAACGATGGGTCTTGTGTCCGGTTTAGGCCAGAACATCGGGATCATGTTTGGAGCTATGCGCTGCCCCGGCAGGCGTTTGCTTGCAAACGCTGAGAGGGGACTTTGTTCATTGTCGAACCGACAACGGCAGGGTCGTTCGAACACTGCATATCATTGATGAGTTTAGTCGGGAATATCTGGCCATCAAGGTGAAGCGAAAACTGAATTCGGATGATGTCATTGATGCTTTGAGTGACCTGTTCATAACGACGCGTGGTGTGTCGGCATTCATACGATCAGACAATGGCCCAGAGTTCGTTGCCCAGAACGTGCGTGATTGGATCAAGGCTGTTGGAGCAAAGACTGCTTACATTGAGCCGGGATCACCCTGGGAGAACGGTTACTGCGAAAGCTTCAATGCAAGGTTCCGAGACGAGTTCTTAAATGGAGAGATATTCTACAGCCTAAGGGAAGCGCAGATCCTGATCGAAAAATGGAGGCAGCACTACAACCTCAAACGGCCACACAGTGCATTGGGCTACCGCCCGCCAGCGCCCGAAACCATCATTCCCATGGAAACAAGGCCCGCGATGCACTAACATTCAAACCGGACCACTCAAGTGGGCTGATCAGGACCTGTCACGAAATTGTGCCGCTCCTTTGAAAGCTTATTATGCAACAAAGGAGATTTGGTATATGGGGCGATCCAGAAGCGAAGGGTTTCGACAAGAAGCGGTTCGCATTGCGCTGACCAGAACCTCTCAAGACAGCAGGTTGCATCTGATCTGGGGATTAAGATGTCAACGTTGACTAAGTGTGGGGTACCTCTCACAAGGAGGCAGATGTGGTCTCTAGCGACGAACGACACCTTGCGGCAGAGAATGCACGACTTCAACGTGAGAACCGTATTCTCAAGAAGGAGCGGGATATTCTAAAAAACCGGGCCGGTCTGCCGGCCGCCTGTGTGCGATAAGAACCAGCTGTGTTACATTCCGTGTGAAGGGTTGTTGCCGATAGCTTATTGGCGGGTCAGGTTAGGCACTGCGTTAAAAAAATAGCACATGGGCAGATGCGTACTTGAGAGTGGAGGCATCGCCACCAGCGATGATCCCGGTTAGGAAGATGGCGAACTTGTATGGCTCATCCCTTCGCCCAGGACGGAGTAGCTTACATGACCACGTCGACCAAGCCACCCGTCCACGCTGACATTCAGTTATATCCCCCAACATGGCATCAGTAAATGCTGATGACAAACCCGTGCGCGCGTTTGGCACATTTACACAAGACTTGCATGCTCTGGCGGATTAGTTCAAGGCTTGTAGCATTACCAGAGTAGTTTTGGAGTCCACCAGTGTTTACTGGATGCCAACTCTTGAGATCATCGAAGCGCGCGGCTTCGATGTGTTTCTTGTAAATACGGGGAGTGTCAGATAGTCTGTGTATCTGGTTTGGCCATGCGGTTTCAAACTTGATCACGTATTGAAGCGCTCTTGGAACATGATAGCGAATTGGTTCCTTGCCGCAAACCATTCTCTGACATTTCTGCCTCCGTTTTGAAAATTGCGAATGGCCAAATAGATCAGCTTGGTCGCAGCCTCCTCGGTCGGGAACGAGCCTAGCGTTTTAATGGTCTTTCGGATCACCCTATTCAGGCTCTCGATAGCATTGGTCGTATAGATGATCTTCTGGATGGCCGGATCGAAGGCAAAGAAGGGAATAACCTCCTGCCATGCCGGAGCAATGGAGGGATATTTATCCATCCATTTTTCCTCGAAGTGATCTAGTTCCTGCGCGGCCAGATCGGCAGTCGGGGTGCTGTAAATAAGCCTGAGGCCGGCCGCCACACCCTTGCGATCCTTCCAGGAACAAAAGTTCAGCGAATGACGGACCAGATGCACGATGCAGGTCTGCACAATGGTATCAGGAAAGGCGGCTGTGATGGCTTGGGGAAAGCCTCTGAGACCGTCAACCACGGCGATGAGAATGTCCTCGACGCCCTGGTTCTTCAACTCATTCATAACTGAGAGCCAGAATTTGGCACCCTCATTGTCGGCAATCCAGAGGCCCAGAACCTCACGAACACCGTCTCGCGTGATGCCAAGGGCCACATAAACGGCCTTGTTCTTGACCATGCGGCTGTCGCCATCCCGGATCTTGACGCGCAGTGCATCGAAAATCACGATAGGATAGAAACGCTCAAGTCCACGCCCCTGCCATTCCTTCACTTCATCCAGGACAACATCCGTCACCCGACTGATCAGATCAGGGGAAACTTGAAGGCCATAAACATCCTCAAGATGAGGTCGGATGTCGCGAACCGAGAGACCGGCAGCATAAAGGCCGATCGCAGTCCTTGAGAAGCTCGTCCAGTAATTCCTTTGATATCGTCATAATCCTTGCTCCTTAATCGAAGCATGGACCAAATCTCAAATACACAAAAGTTCTGACACTCTCTAAATACGCACTATGCCAAGAATGTTCCCGGTCGTAAAACCGATGTAAGTGATGCCGCTTGGCTGCGACAACTGCATTCCTACGGTTTGCTCCGTGCGAGCTTCCGCCCAAAAACTGAGATCGCAACTTTGCGCGCTTATATGCGCCAACGCGAACGCCTGCCGAAGTATGCTGCCACACATGTCCAGCACATGCAAAAGGCATTGATGGACATGAATTTGCTGCTTCATCATGTCGCATAGGACATTACACCTTTTATGTAGCGTGATCTCTCACCGAGTAGAATATCAATACACCGATAGCCCAAACCAACATTGAAACAATGAATGTTACAAAAATATTCATGAACCTCTTTGGATAGAGAGCCACCTCAGGAACAGAAGGCTTTACAAATGTAATCAAGTAGCGCTGCCTTCTGTTGGCATCCTGCCGAGCTGACTCGACAGCAACCATTGCACTAGTAACAGCTTTTTCAGCAAACTCTTGATCCATTAATAGGTCTCTATAGGTCTGAATTAACTGAGAAATAGACTGATCATCAGCACCTTCAACTTCGCTGATTTTTGAACGCTCTTGCGAAATCTGACTCTTCATTGAAGCTATTCTGGCTTTTAACATCTGCAGAGAAGGAGCGCTTTCATCAAGATATTGGCTTTTCGCCCTAAACTCTGATTCAGCTTTAGCAATTTCCTGCTCTAAGCCCGACTGAGTTTCGATCTGCGATTCTGCGGTTTTCGAGGGATCTATAATCTTTTCCCGGTCTCGAAAATCTCTCACTTTCCGACGCATTTCTTTTAACTCAATCTGTTTCATCCTTAACTCGGAGTTTGCAAGTCTCAATGTATCCTCACGCTCTTGCTCAGATAAATTATTCACCAATTTTTCGCTCAGACTCAGAGCTCTTTGAGCAATTAAATTCGCATCTTCTGGCGTAAAGGCTTTGACTTCCATTACAATAATCTGTGAAGTGGTATCATAGCTAATTGAGATCATCGTTTTCCAATAGCGCACCACCTCTTCCATTGGAGCATCAGGATTAAGGGCTGCAAAAAAATCTGCCTTGCCGCTTCCATAGATTTCACTTAGCTTTATCTGGGATTGAAGTGTTTCTAACATTGGTCGACTAACTAAATAGTCCATGAGGATGTAGGAGTCTGTTGTAGTAGAGCCTCCACCAGAGTTTCCTGCAACCAAACCTAGAATATCACTTGAACCAATACCGGAAGAACCTCTTACCGAAAAGCGGGTCTCAACAGAGAACTGATCTGCAGCAATAAATAGATAGTATATAGAAACAACAAGCGTTGGAATCAATATAATAAGCAGAGCGGACAACTTGGTAAAAAATCTTCGCTTTTTTTGAGGTCTCATTATCATTAATTTCCGTGTCAAGTAATCTCACTATACTGGATTTCGAATGTATTAGAAACAGACCTTTGCAAGGATCCCTTTTAAAACTATCGATTCATATAATTTTCATGATCTTCAATTGCCTCATCCAGATCTTCAAATACACGAACCTCACCATTTCTCATTACGACCCCAATGTCGCAATAGTCTTTCAAAGTAGAGTTGGAATGCGATACCATAATAATTTTTGCAGTTTCCAGTTTCTCTAAAAAGGCCTTCTTTGACTTCGCCTTAAACCGCGAATCTCCCACTGCGGTAATTTCATCAACTAAATAGCATTCGAAGTCGATAGCAAGAGATACACCAAAAGACAATCTCGCTTTCATCCCAGAAGAATATGTTCGAACGGGAGCATAATAATGCTTCCCTAGTTCGGCGAAATCCTCGACATAGTCAATTACCTTTTCAGTATCCTTTCCGTATATACGAGCTACAAAACGCGTATTTTCAATTCCAGTCAGAGATCCGTTAAAGCTGCCAGCAAACCCCAAAGGAAATGAGACTTGCAAATTACTCCTTATGTGGCCGGTATCCGGTAATTCTGCACCTGAGATCATTCTTAATATGGTAGACTTACCAGCACCATTCTCACCTATCAGTCCTATATTACGAGGAGGAAAGGTAAAATTAAGATCCTCTAATATCGTTTTGTATCCTCCCCCAGGTAATTTATACTTTTTTGATACACCGTCAAAAACTATCATACTATCTCAACCTTATAGCACGCTCGGATGCAAGACCAATGAACACTAGAATCAAACCCAATCCGTACAAATACAGTATATCTACATAGCTATCCCGATAATTTTGGAAATAGCCCAATCTAATATATTCAACACCATGAATAATTGGATTCCAAACCAAGAATTTTCGAAAAACATCGGGCAAGCTCTCTAAAGAGTAAAAAATACCAGACAACCATAGCAACGGCGTTGAAAGTAACCGAAAAGTATTCATCCATGATGAAATTTTTTCCGATATAACTGCATTAATCACCCCTATTCCAAACCCAAATATACATAAGCCTCCAAGGCCTACTCCCATTTTAAGAATATTATAAGGCAAAGGAGCTCCAGTGAAGATAACCATACCAAAAAGAATTACCGACAAGATAATCAAGAACGTAACAATCTCTAGTATAGCCCTAGCAATAACTGTGTCTATTTCTTTAACGATTGGGAAATTCAACAAGGCTTTGTTGGCGTCTATAGCACTTCCACACTTAATAGCGACAGAAGAATACATCCGAAAGGGCACGACACCCAAAGAGACGAACAATCCTACATTATCTCCATATGGGGGAGTGCTTCCTCTAAGGCTAAATAGAGCAGAAATTACTACGATCCAAGCAATCGGATTTACAAAAGCCCAAAGGTAGCCCAATTGCGATCTACCAAAACGCACCCTGGTCTCTCTTAGTACTAAGGCTCCGACAACCCTAGCCTGAACCCTAAGAGCATCCCTTAGCATGAGAAATTCTCCACCCTACCTGCATAATAGCTGATACCTAAGATAAAAACGGAAATTTTTGCAGCCTAAGGGCTGTTCGTAACGTTTAATAAATGATCCAATATCATTAAACGAGCATCCTATAAACACCTAGCTTGCTTTAGAAGAGATATCCAGCAAATATATCCGTCCTATCTTTCTCTCTCTTGAGGGCCTTATATGGCGATTGGATGAAATTGTGAATATGCCATGACGAGGGGATTACCTGAGCCAACCGGCTGGTTCAGCTAGCTACGCCGAACATAAGAAGTCTATAGACTTGCTTTAGTGATCGCATCACTTAGAGCTTTTGAACACGAATTGCAAACTTTTCGTTCGGTTGACTTTCTGGAGAGTGCTCACCTCGGGGCTGCGATAAATAAATTCAGAAGTGAATTAGCCGATGGAAAATCCATAGAAATTTTGCGCCTAGAACAAGCTATGAATTTGCTCGGCGTTAAGCAGCCGGATCAGGTTAAAAAAGAAAAATTAGCTCTTCACATCGAAAATATCTTGGATAAAACACTTGGCAAACACAAATGGAAAGGTGCGCGAGCTCTTAGTTTAGTTGAGGCTGAGAGATGCCTTTTTGAGCTACAGACTGAGATTGCTGCGTATACCGAACAAGACGTCTCACATTTCGATCTATCGGGATTAGAAATGAGCCAATTTTCCGAAATTCCGTCGATCCACCAAACATGGATATACCAGGATTGGCAAGCCGCCAATTGGGGATGCAATGTCCGTTGAAGTAAAATCTTCATTTCGTAAATTTGAAGTAGTGGGATTCGGAGAGTTTGAAGATTTATGGGTTAACGCAAAGCCAAGGAGGATGACGCATCAATAAAAAAGCGATGGAGACAACGCTTCATAAGGCTAGATCTCTTTCGGAAAATGTAACTCAAAAATAGAAGTTCCAAAGTCT encodes the following:
- a CDS encoding MFS transporter; this encodes MGTYTLCLSAFMLSAGPLADRYGRKRTWLIGVALFTLGSAICAAAGTLATLIAGCALQGLAGALVIPGALSILTQAFPDPVERAHVIGGWSSFNAISLILGPMLGGLLVDYAGWPSIFLLNLPLGIVALVFGLVGIEESSHPDHAALDPAGQILSIAFLGALTLSLINAGHSGWSAPETTVPMVISALALLAFIAVEKRTSRPVLPVDLLRQRAFASANFASFVLGFSGYTSLFLFSLFLQRGQGWTATEAGWRMAPVFAAMLAASSIFGQLTRRFGMNRLMVAGYALIGGSMLAMISFTSLTPYPIVAPVFALLGVGLGLAVPSTGAAAMASAPRERTGAASATMNALRQGGMTIGIALLGTIMSARAVSSLKNVLAQSGLDDVTAIAAAAVQRHEVPSMLPVPSEAFNAMLAAAFTHGFSLAVVCAGILGLVAAGVVALSSRRQ
- a CDS encoding lipopolysaccharide biosynthesis protein → MRPQKKRRFFTKLSALLIILIPTLVVSIYYLFIAADQFSVETRFSVRGSSGIGSSDILGLVAGNSGGGSTTTDSYILMDYLVSRPMLETLQSQIKLSEIYGSGKADFFAALNPDAPMEEVVRYWKTMISISYDTTSQIIVMEVKAFTPEDANLIAQRALSLSEKLVNNLSEQEREDTLRLANSELRMKQIELKEMRRKVRDFRDREKIIDPSKTAESQIETQSGLEQEIAKAESEFRAKSQYLDESAPSLQMLKARIASMKSQISQERSKISEVEGADDQSISQLIQTYRDLLMDQEFAEKAVTSAMVAVESARQDANRRQRYLITFVKPSVPEVALYPKRFMNIFVTFIVSMLVWAIGVLIFYSVRDHAT
- a CDS encoding ABC transporter ATP-binding protein is translated as MIVFDGVSKKYKLPGGGYKTILEDLNFTFPPRNIGLIGENGAGKSTILRMISGAELPDTGHIRSNLQVSFPLGFAGSFNGSLTGIENTRFVARIYGKDTEKVIDYVEDFAELGKHYYAPVRTYSSGMKARLSFGVSLAIDFECYLVDEITAVGDSRFKAKSKKAFLEKLETAKIIMVSHSNSTLKDYCDIGVVMRNGEVRVFEDLDEAIEDHENYMNR
- a CDS encoding ABC transporter permease, with protein sequence MLRDALRVQARVVGALVLRETRVRFGRSQLGYLWAFVNPIAWIVVISALFSLRGSTPPYGDNVGLFVSLGVVPFRMYSSVAIKCGSAIDANKALLNFPIVKEIDTVIARAILEIVTFLIILSVILFGMVIFTGAPLPYNILKMGVGLGGLCIFGFGIGVINAVISEKISSWMNTFRLLSTPLLWLSGIFYSLESLPDVFRKFLVWNPIIHGVEYIRLGYFQNYRDSYVDILYLYGLGLILVFIGLASERAIRLR